The following are from one region of the Chloroflexota bacterium genome:
- a CDS encoding aldose 1-epimerase family protein, producing the protein MPELFGHKYSIEELRQMTGGLSQIAGVRLMELADGKPRGMRAAEIYTGSGFRFQVLIDRGLDIGFAEQNGRPLAWIHPALGRPEQHEPLGYGWVRTFGGGLVTTCGLTHFGQPETDGAEALGLHGRISHMPPDHVRVTEEWRGDDYVLAIEAQVRQSVLFGENLLLTRHIVTRLGANSFTIEDTVRNDGFRPTPHMLLYHCNFGFPVVSPDSELIIDDEQVDPRDEPARQGLDRHTRFDRPSPDYAEQVFFHKPRVGADGFVRAAIVNRALNFGAYVRYRAAELPCFAQWKMMGAGDYVCALEPANYWETPRQKLRAEGRLRFLQPGEEVHYRLTIGVLEGHGAA; encoded by the coding sequence ATGCCTGAACTGTTCGGACACAAATACAGTATCGAAGAACTGCGGCAGATGACCGGCGGCCTGTCGCAGATCGCCGGCGTGCGCCTGATGGAACTGGCCGACGGCAAGCCGCGCGGCATGCGCGCCGCCGAAATCTACACCGGCAGCGGTTTCCGGTTCCAGGTGCTGATCGACCGCGGCCTCGACATCGGCTTTGCGGAGCAAAACGGGCGGCCGCTGGCGTGGATCCACCCGGCGCTCGGACGGCCGGAGCAACACGAGCCGCTCGGCTACGGCTGGGTGCGCACGTTTGGCGGCGGGCTGGTGACGACGTGCGGGCTGACGCATTTTGGTCAACCGGAGACCGACGGCGCGGAAGCACTCGGCTTGCACGGCCGCATCTCGCACATGCCGCCCGACCATGTGCGCGTCACCGAGGAGTGGCGCGGCGACGACTACGTGCTCGCCATTGAAGCACAGGTGCGCCAGTCAGTGTTGTTCGGGGAGAATCTGCTGTTGACGCGCCACATCGTCACGCGGCTCGGCGCGAACTCATTCACAATCGAAGATACGGTGCGCAACGATGGCTTCCGCCCGACCCCGCACATGCTGCTCTATCACTGCAACTTTGGCTTCCCGGTCGTCAGTCCGGACTCGGAACTGATTATCGACGACGAGCAGGTCGACCCGCGCGACGAGCCGGCCCGGCAGGGATTGGATCGGCACACGCGCTTCGACCGGCCGTCGCCTGACTACGCCGAGCAGGTCTTCTTCCACAAGCCGCGCGTCGGCGCCGATGGCTTCGTGCGCGCCGCGATCGTCAACCGCGCGCTGAACTTCGGCGCCTACGTGCGCTACCGCGCTGCCGAGCTGCCGTGCTTCGCGCAGTGGAAGATGATGGGCGCGGGCGACTACGTCTGCGCGCTGGAGCCGGCCAACTACTGGGAGACGCCGCGCCAGAAGCTGCGCGCGGAGGGCCGCCTGCGTTTCCTGCAGCCCGGCGAAGAAGTGCATTACCGCCTCACGATCGGCGTGCTGGAGGGGCACGGAGCCGCTTAG
- a CDS encoding GHMP kinase, which translates to MDPMSNSPRPVRLINSLAPIRICDNGGWTDTWFAGRGAIFNIGVYPYAEVQIEVYRTADVPERIVINAENFGERYAIPPERKGWVRHPLLEASIERMKVPDDVAIQVSIFSEAPAGASTGTSAAVAVALVGALDCLTPGRLSAHEAAYTAHAIEVEMLKRQSGIQDQLCSAFGGINYIEMFNYPHATVSPLQVPNPIWWELERRLVLVFLGHSHDSSQVHEKVIRELESAGPDSPKLEALRRTAGRSRDAVLAGDFAALGRAMTQNTEAQARLNPYLVSRDAQQVIAIAKSHGALGWKVNGAGGEGGSLTILASDHSYEKRAMIRAIEQESPLFQNMPIYLSRQGLRVWERQ; encoded by the coding sequence ATCGACCCTATGAGCAACTCTCCCCGCCCCGTGCGCCTGATCAACAGCCTCGCCCCCATCCGCATCTGCGACAACGGCGGCTGGACCGACACCTGGTTCGCCGGGCGCGGCGCGATCTTCAATATCGGCGTCTACCCGTACGCCGAGGTGCAGATCGAAGTCTACCGTACCGCCGATGTTCCCGAGCGAATCGTCATCAATGCGGAAAACTTCGGTGAGCGCTACGCCATCCCGCCGGAGCGCAAGGGCTGGGTGCGGCACCCGCTGCTGGAGGCGTCGATCGAGCGGATGAAGGTGCCGGACGACGTCGCGATCCAGGTCAGCATCTTCTCCGAAGCGCCGGCCGGCGCGTCCACCGGCACCTCGGCGGCGGTCGCCGTCGCGCTGGTCGGCGCGCTCGACTGCCTGACCCCCGGCCGCCTGAGCGCGCACGAGGCGGCCTACACCGCGCACGCCATCGAGGTCGAGATGCTCAAGCGCCAGTCGGGCATCCAGGACCAGTTGTGCTCGGCGTTCGGCGGCATCAACTACATTGAGATGTTCAACTACCCGCACGCGACCGTCTCGCCGCTGCAGGTGCCGAACCCGATCTGGTGGGAACTGGAGCGGCGGCTGGTGCTCGTCTTCCTCGGCCATTCGCACGACTCGTCGCAGGTACACGAGAAGGTGATCCGCGAACTGGAGAGCGCCGGGCCCGATAGCCCCAAGCTCGAAGCGCTGCGCCGCACGGCGGGCCGCTCGCGCGATGCCGTGCTGGCCGGCGATTTCGCCGCGCTCGGTCGCGCCATGACGCAGAACACCGAGGCGCAGGCGCGGCTCAACCCGTACCTGGTCAGCCGCGACGCCCAGCAGGTGATCGCCATCGCGAAGTCCCATGGCGCGCTCGGCTGGAAGGTGAATGGCGCCGGCGGCGAGGGCGGCTCGCTGACGATCCTCGCCAGCGACCACTCCTACGAGAAGCGCGCGATGATCCGCGCCATCGAGCAGGAGAGCCCGCTGTTCCAGAACATGCCGATCTACCTGAGCCGGCAGGGGCTGCGTGTCTGGGAACGCCAGTAA
- a CDS encoding AAA family ATPase, whose translation MPAPNIFQKVSQAPTNPHPQTPGRTFDVADLYRGPVADLEAKAGGGLPLDEKLRQAYFWIVNTAIISPHYDIEYNDGPNQSFVFGDSKTRVSLPSGQSYSSYVLLPLLTFATRRKCLFIGGPGRGKTASAILMGVLAGYSVKEVRRGMQHGQPQMTIADLLGTPLPADLVNAQRIEDIRIAWRQWLGMRVKIVDEYNRIPTRTQSALLTVMGDNYAELLDHVYECPEAAWYLTANDDAGGGTYQVIEALRDRIDVVVTALAFNMRFLKELLARIEAGARPEDVVPTQIIFTEAEIDRLDREIVAVNLPPEIRRRLEFFASQFEFLEPAAAQLEYMTKDTARLSSVDVHLLSSQETGKDKVKDIGSQTKNGLSVRALMTLIVYAKALAHFRGNPIVEMEDLRQILPFVLHDKLVMDADSPFFDAPGNAAFRTDRIGWLRRLFDLSCAEYDRLNLDKDDPVATLEAEFAHGLEGVNESEARARLAKIERQLAEWSKARKLYGNIYDDILKLKYLHQRYTNYLKWLTWKQ comes from the coding sequence ATGCCCGCACCCAACATCTTCCAGAAAGTATCGCAGGCGCCGACCAATCCGCACCCGCAGACGCCGGGCCGGACGTTCGACGTGGCCGACCTGTATCGCGGCCCGGTCGCCGATCTTGAGGCGAAGGCCGGCGGTGGCCTGCCGCTCGACGAAAAGCTGCGCCAGGCGTACTTCTGGATCGTCAACACGGCGATCATCAGCCCGCACTACGACATCGAGTACAACGACGGGCCGAACCAGTCGTTCGTCTTCGGCGACAGCAAGACGCGCGTCAGCCTGCCGTCCGGGCAGAGCTACTCGTCGTACGTGCTGCTGCCGCTGCTGACCTTCGCCACGCGCCGCAAGTGCCTGTTCATCGGCGGGCCGGGGCGCGGCAAGACCGCCAGCGCGATCCTGATGGGCGTGCTGGCCGGCTACTCGGTCAAGGAGGTGCGGCGCGGCATGCAGCACGGCCAGCCGCAGATGACGATCGCCGATCTGCTCGGCACGCCCCTGCCGGCCGACCTCGTCAACGCCCAGCGCATCGAGGACATCCGCATCGCGTGGCGGCAGTGGCTCGGCATGCGCGTCAAAATCGTCGACGAGTACAACCGCATCCCGACGCGCACGCAATCGGCCCTGCTGACCGTGATGGGCGACAACTACGCCGAACTGCTCGACCACGTCTACGAGTGCCCCGAAGCGGCCTGGTACCTAACCGCCAACGACGACGCGGGCGGCGGGACGTACCAGGTCATCGAGGCGCTGCGCGACCGCATCGATGTGGTCGTGACCGCGCTGGCGTTCAACATGCGCTTCCTGAAAGAGCTGCTGGCGCGCATCGAGGCCGGTGCGCGGCCGGAAGACGTCGTGCCAACGCAGATTATCTTCACGGAGGCCGAGATCGACCGGCTCGACCGGGAGATCGTGGCGGTCAACCTGCCGCCGGAGATTCGCCGCCGGCTGGAGTTCTTCGCCAGCCAGTTCGAGTTCCTGGAGCCGGCCGCCGCGCAGCTCGAGTACATGACCAAGGACACGGCGCGCCTGTCCAGCGTCGACGTGCACCTGCTCTCGTCGCAGGAGACCGGCAAGGACAAGGTCAAGGACATCGGCAGCCAGACGAAAAACGGCCTGTCGGTGCGCGCGCTGATGACGCTGATCGTGTACGCCAAGGCGCTGGCGCACTTCCGCGGCAACCCGATCGTGGAGATGGAAGACCTGCGGCAGATCCTGCCGTTCGTCCTGCACGACAAGCTGGTGATGGACGCGGACTCGCCGTTTTTCGACGCGCCGGGCAACGCCGCCTTCCGCACCGACCGCATCGGCTGGCTGCGCCGCCTGTTCGATCTGTCGTGCGCCGAGTATGACCGGCTGAACCTGGACAAGGACGACCCGGTGGCGACATTGGAGGCGGAGTTCGCGCACGGGCTGGAAGGCGTGAACGAGTCCGAGGCGCGCGCGCGGCTCGCGAAGATCGAGCGGCAATTGGCGGAGTGGAGCAAGGCGCGCAAGCTGTACGGCAACATCTACGACGACATTCTCAAGCTGAAGTACCTGCACCAGCGCTACACGAACTACCTGAAATGGCTGACATGGAAGCAGTAA